From Sporosarcina sp. Te-1, the proteins below share one genomic window:
- a CDS encoding GNAT family N-acetyltransferase, protein MFQTKRVRLRKMEVEDIPTYHAWRNDMEVMISTNPALDLYSFQETEEFVNGVILGSTDGKSYMIEDRLSDQTIGITSLIHIDMKNRNAECIIDIGEKEFHGKGYGREALTMLLDYAFQEMNLHRVSLRVFSFNEKAISLYEKIGFQHEGSSREALFRNGGWHDICHMGILQGEYLDKESHFSK, encoded by the coding sequence GTGTTTCAAACAAAGAGGGTCAGACTGCGGAAAATGGAAGTCGAAGATATTCCCACATATCATGCGTGGCGAAATGATATGGAGGTAATGATTTCAACAAACCCTGCACTCGATTTATATTCTTTTCAAGAGACGGAGGAATTCGTCAATGGAGTAATCCTTGGTTCTACGGATGGCAAAAGCTATATGATTGAGGATCGACTCAGCGACCAAACAATCGGCATTACTTCGTTAATTCATATCGACATGAAGAATCGGAATGCCGAATGCATCATCGATATTGGAGAGAAGGAATTCCACGGAAAAGGATATGGCAGGGAAGCACTGACCATGTTATTGGATTACGCCTTTCAGGAAATGAATCTGCACCGTGTTTCATTGCGCGTCTTCTCATTTAACGAGAAAGCAATTTCTCTTTATGAGAAAATTGGATTTCAGCACGAAGGGTCTAGCCGGGAAGCGTTGTTCCGAAATGGAGGGTGGCATGATATTTGCCATATGGGGATTTTGCAAGGAGAGTACTTAGATAAGGAATCGCATTTTTCGAAGTGA